The Stigmatopora argus isolate UIUO_Sarg chromosome 1, RoL_Sarg_1.0, whole genome shotgun sequence genome segment TATTGCTTGTGTCGGCTTTCCCACTCACTTCTTCTCCTGCAACGTAACCAACGCCACCAACCCCGTGGGATCATGTTCCATCAGCAAGAACAACTAAAGAGTCAGCTGCAGGATACCCCCATAGTCAACAGACAGCTAGGCTTCCACTGTCAGGAGTGCGGAAAGCAATACAACACGCAGCTGGGTTATAGGCGGCACCTACTGGAAGCTCACAGTGCTGGCGCAGGCTTACCCTGCTCGGAAGGCGCACCATCCCTGCTGGAACACCTGGGCGGCGGCCATATTGACAGGCCACCGCCAGAGGGCAACAACAATGCTGTTGTGTCGGTAAGAGAGAGGAAATATTCCTGCGAGCGATGTGACCGCCGCTTTTACACCCGCAAGGATGTGCGGCGCCATGCCGTGGTGCACACTGGACGGCGGGATTTCTTGTGTCCCCGCTGTGCCCAACGCTTTGGTCGTAGAGACCACTTGACCCGTCACTTGAAGAAGAGCCATGCACACGATGCGGGATTAATTCCACTGGTTACGGCCAGTACCCCAGTGGAAACATCTACTCCAACCAGCCAGGGTCCAGTAAAGGAATCGAGCCCCGCAGCTTCAGATCGAGGTTCCTCCTCATCCACCAAGGAACCCGTGGAGAGCTTCACTAGGGACATGTTCAACTCCTACCCCATTTCTAATCCTGTGTCTGGAATGAGTCACCCACATGGCCTCATGCAGGTCTCAATGGGTGTCGGTCGCCACATGCCCCCGGCATCGCCtcacaaccaccaccaccatcacttgCAGCCTCTTTCGGCACCGCAGCAGCAGTCATACAGCAGCATGCCTAGGTACCAACAAGGATCTACCTCATATCCTCGCACAGACGTGGACAGTTTCCTGCTGGATCTGCAGGGGGCTCCTCCTCCACACATCAGTTCTGTCAACTCTTCTACCTCGACGTCCAGCTCTCCTCAAAGGGAGATGCTCGCTGAAGGGATGGCTGTCAGCAGCGATCCACACCTCGTGCCCAGGAATCCCGAGCTTTCCTGCACCACTAACATGGAACTCGGGCCGCTCTTGGGCTTTTTGCCTTTCGGCTTGCCACCTTACGGCTCTCACGTAGGAATGGGTGGCCTAATGATGGGTTATCCTGCTGCCACCACCGCCACGTCTTCACCAACCTCCACCACTGGGTTGTCCTCTCAGGCTTCAGGGCCGTTTACCTTCTTCCAGCCTCCTCAGGCTCATGTGCCCCAGGGCCCTGTTGCCCACAACCATAGCCAACTACCTCAGGCATACAGCACTTCTGCTGTTAGCACTTCTAGCTCATTACCTCATTACTACCAAGCCTTTCAACAATAGGTAATTCTGTGCCCACCAAACTACACTGTAAAAATTACTAAATTCCGATTAGTCACTTCAGATTTTAAGTAGACAAAACTCAAACACTTGAGTTCTCTTTAGCAACTTTTCCCCTCCAGTATTCGTAACTAATTTTATCCCATGAACTGAATTTGAAACGATAAGTTGCGTGAACCTAGCCTTATCCTCCCTCCTAATGCCTTCAAAAGAGCATGCTAGCAACTGTTAGCCAGAGGGTTAAGATCACTTGTCTGCGGGCTCCACTGCCAttatgggttcgattcccgctcgCAGCAACATATTTACAATTCACTTAATCTGAAGCACCATTTACTTAAAGTTTAAATTCAAATTAGTTACCAAAAGTCCAGTTCAATTAAAattttaacaatgttttttttttagttttcacaaaaacttgaaaattaAAGTGAAATGGGTTGACTTGAAATGTTAAATTCGgacattttttgtaatttttctttttttacagtgtaGCATTCACATTTTCCTGTCAGGGGTCAAACGATATCTTTTAAAGgaacatgtatgtattttttcttttgttactTCGATTGATTTTTGTTGAACACAACAAATCACCTCATCAGTATTAcctcattatttaaaaaaaaaagtaagcttGACTGCATAAATGCTATCTCACTATGACCAACAGAGCAATTCTGACGCAACCGTTAATGCACTTGACCCAGTTATCACTCATGATGACACAAATGAAAATCCAGCTCCAAGCACTGGATTCAAAGGCGCCACACAGGCATTGTGACACGAATCGCTCACCTTTTATTACTATCTTTTCCCAGATCACAAGATTAGAATGCACTTATATTTAGTTTTCATAATTACATAGCTCTTCATTTTTAATGCTATAAAGCAAACCAATCACAAGTAGCTGTTGATCACGGTTAAGTAGTTTTAAAACTTGTGTACATTGTCTGCCgacaaaaatgattgaaatgtaAATTTGTGAAAGATCTATTCACATTGGTTACTATTTCACACCAAATATCTGAGCCAAACTGACCATTTGCACAATACCTGGCTAACTAAGATCAGAACTACATAATTCTTTAAAAAGGCTGTGTTTGAATTggactttattttttgtaacaGCAAATATTTGATATAGCTGTTACACTGGATATTGTATTGTGCAACTAGTCGATATTTGGGCTGATAAGCAATTGTGTGCCTTTGCATCTCCTACCAAACAGGCCTTCAGAAAATGTGTAGAGCGTGACTATATACCTATACCGACGATGTGTCAATGTCTTACAGGCATCCTGTAGTTGGTGACTTTGCAAATTAGGAAACTCACCTCAGGAGTCTGACTGATACTTAAAATAGTAAAATGCAGTTTATTTCCTAGAGTCTATAACTATTGGATGCCTTTGAATATTAAAATTCATACAGGCCATTCTCAGGGCATAGAAGCAATAGCTACTGGAATCTCAGGTTGTTTCAGAAGAGCAGGCTTCATCAATTTTTGCGCAAATATAAAGTAGTTCTAGATAACTTCATAAACATTGCACAATGCCTTGGCATTCCTgttatgttttatatttttaacatcACGTTTCTTAGGTCACATGGCAACAAAAGTTTATTTACCTCGATCCACtcattttggaaaaagaaaCCCAGTCCGTGTATCAGACAATTATCGCTATTTTGACAGTTTTCTTCACATTTGTTAATAATGTATCCAAATTATGTCATACTAAATGTCGATTGGTTAAAGTAAAAACCATTTAGTCTAATACGTTTTTAAGAAATTGCGAGAGTAACGTGAAAAAATTTAGTCAAATGCAAAACTGAAATGtgattataaaaaaacaacaacaatttgaaCAGTGAACAAGAACTTTATTTCAAGCCTGAAATCATTTTAGACTTGCTTAAACCTACCTATAATATAGTGCTGGGCGATATGGGAAAATTGTCACGAGATAAAATACTTGTAattatttggtgaaaaaaatatagagGTCTCAAAAACCATTGTGTTTTAGTTAGACACCACTTGTTTGTGTTGTGTGGTGATTTATCACAACACTGGTTTTCAGCAATACGGACATCTAGTGATGGTTCTGCAACATTGATTTAAGAAATCTCAGACCTGGAGAGTCACATTCCCCAGCATTACTACATAGTCTAGTCTGAAATTATTTTGACTGTGTGTGAAGTGTAAGGGCATCATGGATGAACTCCTCTCTATAGGTTTTTGTGTCTCATTACCATCCATATCAAATACTATTGTAATGAGATCATATATTGCAACCTGGAGCATAATGAAGAACAAATTTCCCAGCCCCGtaaatgtttgattttgtagAAACTTTGAGGTTTGGAAGTGTCCAAACAGTTTTCTCTCCTTATTTTGACACAAAGACTTAATACTTAAAGCCCCTAATTTGAAATAATTTCCTAAAACGTATTTACATTCTGAATGGTGTAATGGGGTTTTAGTAAATGCATTGGTGTTGAGAGGATACTGCATCTGTTTGCcaattgtaaatgttttaaGGCAAAATATGGACGGTCAAACTAAATGTAATTTAGGAATTTAGGTCTTCTTTGAGCTGTTATGATCATTGCTCGTTTGACTTAGCACAAATTATACTAGTGAATGTGTAGCCTTTTCTAACAATATCAATGACCGCAAGCCAATTTTCATTTGGCATACTGCTGGTGCGCAAGAGTTTCTAATGAAGTTTTCAATCCATTCCTTTTATAATCTAATCACACAATCGAGTGGAAACTTCCTTCACGATCACTGCTATTAGTTCAAGCGAGTTTTGAAATACTTGAAAGAAGGCAAGCTAAAAGAGTGAGAGCGCCCCTCTCTTCTAAATCCATTAAGTCAGCTGACTGACTTTTCCACTCGCATTGTCACTAACTTCAGTGTTGCACCAATGTCAAAAATGCTACTGTTGTGTGTCTTTCAAAGAGTGTAATCTCGACAGGGTTATAGCACTTAATGGCAtttctaaaaaatgttttgtacttCAAACACAGAAATAAGGGTTTCAGATTTTCTTTATAGTTCTAGATATATTGgcgctttttttccatttagtttTAAACTTTTGATGGTAGCTTTTGAGTTAACTCTCAATATAGTGGCAGACATTgattattataatataataattaaacATTCTACCTCTACTTTTCATATCTTTCTGCAAtattataaaatgtttaaagctGTAACATACATTTTACCactgaaaattattttgtttaaatttaacTTTGAAGGAAAGGAGGATACACACTCTGATTAGAGGTGTATCTCATTGAATCAAGCATTGTTCTGTGTATTTGCCTTTAATGATATTTCTACTTAATTACTACCTCAGAAGTGACAGGCAACTGCTTATCGAACTGCAGAAAAGaatataggattttttttaatgtagctcCATAGTTTAATGAGAGTACTTTTTAGGCTTGACTATTAGTACTGCTCTTCTCTCTCTATGTATTTGTTATATGAAGTGAGGAAAAAAGGGCAGATTTTGGATACTTAGGATTCACCGTGGGCCATCCTTGAAATGAACAACACTGCAATTTAGGCTTCTCATGAATTGAATCACTTTCAGTATTTTGTCAGATAAAGGACCAGAATGTTTTCTGGACATAATGAGCGCCTTTCTACAAGAATGTCTTGTAACATTTAATGTCATCTTAAAGTAGAccattgtttttctgttttggaATGATCACTATTACCTCTCATGTCAATATGCacattttgtgtttcctcatccATTTGTATAGCAGCAATATTTGGCAGTGTGGGAAATGAATGTTAACCAGGCTCTGGTTATAAGTACTTAATTGTACACATACAACATTTTGAGTAACTTCAGTTATTCTAATGTTTCCTCTTTATCGGCATAATGCACGATACATTTTACACTGTGGGCAGAGATCTGTAAACAACTGAActtatgtttactttttttctggTGAGCTAAAAAAAGCATGACCTCATTTTACCAACCGTAGTTTTGGAATGCAGTTAATTCTCTATTACTGTTGGTTAGCTGTGAACAAAGTTCGCTCATTTATTTGTCATAATTGTTTGCATTACCACTTCATTGCAATCAAGACCAGGAAAGCAAAAGAGAATTGTCATTTTCTTGtgtacataaaataaatacgtAGATCTACTctctttctgtgtttttcaaTTAAAGCTGAAACGGGTAGAGAGCAAACTGAATTCATGCAAAATAAGGTTTGATTTATCCTGAAAGGAGAATTGGGATAGACTAAACCACACAGAAAGTGTATCCAATTGTATCTACTCTCATTATTTTCCCCttccttttttcctctttttctaaTTAAATGAGCTTTCACTCAACGCATAGCATGTACCCCCTAATCAAGAGCAATAATTAACCTTGtttattcaaaataaacaaGGAATGCATAATTATCTTGTGTTCATTTTT includes the following:
- the LOC144082828 gene encoding zinc finger protein PLAGL2-like: MFHQQEQLKSQLQDTPIVNRQLGFHCQECGKQYNTQLGYRRHLLEAHSAGAGLPCSEGAPSLLEHLGGGHIDRPPPEGNNNAVVSVRERKYSCERCDRRFYTRKDVRRHAVVHTGRRDFLCPRCAQRFGRRDHLTRHLKKSHAHDAGLIPLVTASTPVETSTPTSQGPVKESSPAASDRGSSSSTKEPVESFTRDMFNSYPISNPVSGMSHPHGLMQVSMGVGRHMPPASPHNHHHHHLQPLSAPQQQSYSSMPRYQQGSTSYPRTDVDSFLLDLQGAPPPHISSVNSSTSTSSSPQREMLAEGMAVSSDPHLVPRNPELSCTTNMELGPLLGFLPFGLPPYGSHVGMGGLMMGYPAATTATSSPTSTTGLSSQASGPFTFFQPPQAHVPQGPVAHNHSQLPQAYSTSAVSTSSSLPHYYQAFQQ